The nucleotide sequence ATCGGCGGGCACGGCCCCGAGGATGGCGCGCGAGTACTTGCCCTCCTGCTTCATGTCTGCGATCAGGGACTCGGCAATGGAATTGGACATCTTCCGCTCTCCTTAAAGGTTGGTGGATCCTACTTACGCCCTAGTTGCGCCTAGTGTACCCAGGCCAGGAGTCACTGTCAACACCTTCGAGCTAATCGTTCGCCGGTTGTTCGACGGCTGCTCCCGCTCAAACGAGATCCACCCTGTTGACTTTGCTCTATTCCCTTCTGAAACCTCCGAAGAGGTCTTCCGTATTATTGACTGATTGAGTCATTCACTTTATGATCCCACTCATGGTTCGCGCCCGCCCCCAAGATTTCATGGACCGCCTGATCGCGGCCGGCCTCGAGGTGTTTGGCACCAAGGGCTTCAGTTCGAGTCGGATGTCGGACGTGGCACGAGTCCTGGAGGTCTCTCAGGGAACCCTCTACAACTATGTAGAAAGTAAGGAAGCCCTGTTCGGCCTTCTGATCGAGCGCGGGGCCGACCCCGAGCCGGTCGAGCTCCCCAGCGACCTGCCGGTCCCCGCGGTCGCGACCGAGGAGCTCGCCGCGCGCCTCGATCGCCAGCTTCATCGCACGTTTGCACTTCCCGCACTCGAGCAGGCGCTCACCAAGGACGCGGCCGACGACCCACGCAGCGAGCTGGCTGAGATCCTCGGGGAGTTTTGGGAGACGACCGCAGCTACCAGAGGACATGCCGACGCACTCGAGCGATCGATGCCCGATCTGCCCCGAGAGGTCCAGCTCGTCTTCTTCCGGTTTCGCCGTGGGCTCTTCGAAAGGTACACCCGGTACGTAGCCTCGAGAGTAGGTTCGGACCAGTTTCGAGACGCCGGCTCGCCGGTCGTATCGGCGAGGTTCCTGATCGAGAACGTCACGCTCTTCGCAAGGCACTGTCACCGCGACCCCGACCCAGAGACGCTGCCGGACAGCGAGACTGTCCGAACGAATGTCGTGGGCCTGCTCCTGAACAGCCTGGTGGCCGCGTAGGCCGCATCGAAAGCGTCTTACTGGACCCGAGGAGACACAAACGGGAAAGACACGACTAATAAATGACTGGCTCCGTCAGTCAATTTACAACAAAGGCATCCGGCCATGAGATTCACCGCCCTTCTACTACTCCACCTGATCGCCGCCCTCTCGTGCGGCGCAACACCGGTCGCCGAGAGCTCGTCGAAGATCTCCTCGGGCCAGGAGCTTCTGCGAAGCCGAGTCGACTCCGACGAGGCAACCGAGTATCTGGCCTGGCTTCTCCGGCGGCCCCCATCGAGGGATAGGGACCCCGCCCCGGCCCTCCCGACAGAGCTCGCTCGGCTCGATCGCCGCGCGGTCTCCTCGATCCTCGCCCGCGAGGAGCTTCAGGAGGTCACCCGGCGCCACTCCGTCGATCTCGCAACACTTCTCTTGGCACGGTCGGTTCTCGCCAACCCGGAGAACGCAGAGCTTGACGCGATCTATGCCCGCGAGCTGGCGAAACTGCGAAAACGACAGACAGTCGCACGTGCCAACCGGACCAGCAAACCGACCGTACTGTTCGTACCCGGCTTCCTCTATCTGAGCCACCCGGAGACGGGCGGCGATTTCGCCGTCCCGCGAAGCCAACTGACTGAGATGGGAGTCTCCAATCGACTGATCGAGACCGACGAAGCCGGCTCGGTCGAGAGCAACGCCAGACAGATCGCGGCAACTCTTCGCGAGCTTCGAGACGAGCGCATCCTCATCGTGAGTGCCAGCAAGGGGGGTCCGGAGGTCGCCCTTGCCCTCGGCCGGCTACTCGAGCGCGAGGAAGCGCGACCGGTCGTTGCGTGGATCAACATCGGCGGTTTGCTGGGTGGCAGCCCGCTCGCCGACCGGGCGCTGCGGCCCTCGCGGTGGTGGTTGGTCAAGGTGGCCCTTTGGTGGAACAACCTGAAACCGGATGGAGTCCGGAGCCTGCGCACGCTCGAGTCACGACAGCGGCTCGCCGACCTCAGCCTGCCTCCGGACCTACCGATCATCAACGTGGTGCCTGTGCCCCTGAGTGGCGACGTCTCGAGGCAAGCCAAGGGCGGCTACCGCAAGCTGCGGCGCCTGGAACCGAACGACGGTCTCGCCCTTCTCACCGATCAGATCCTCCCGGGCTCTCGGACCCTGCTTCTGCTGGGCGACGACCACTTCCTAACCCGCCAGGATTCCCGCGCCCTGACGCTCGCCCTGCTCAGCACCGCTCGTCATGTGATCGAGGCTCGGGCAACCGACAGACAGTTTCTGAACCCAGCACCGAACCCGCACCGATCGAGCCGGTTCGTTGACGAATCCCCAAAACACACTTCACCGCCGGCTTCGACAGGCCGGCAACCCTACTGGATAAAGAAATGACCACAAACAAGACTCTCGGAATCGCTGTCTTCCTGATAACAGTCTCCA is from bacterium and encodes:
- a CDS encoding TetR/AcrR family transcriptional regulator — encoded protein: MVRARPQDFMDRLIAAGLEVFGTKGFSSSRMSDVARVLEVSQGTLYNYVESKEALFGLLIERGADPEPVELPSDLPVPAVATEELAARLDRQLHRTFALPALEQALTKDAADDPRSELAEILGEFWETTAATRGHADALERSMPDLPREVQLVFFRFRRGLFERYTRYVASRVGSDQFRDAGSPVVSARFLIENVTLFARHCHRDPDPETLPDSETVRTNVVGLLLNSLVAA